In a genomic window of Bombina bombina isolate aBomBom1 chromosome 10, aBomBom1.pri, whole genome shotgun sequence:
- the RPL5 gene encoding 60S ribosomal protein L5 has translation MGFVKVVKNKAYFKRYQVKFRRRREGKTDYYARKRLVIQDKNKYNTPKYRMIVRVTNRDIICQIAYARIEGDMIVGAAYSHELPKYGIKCGLTNYAAAYCTGLLLARRLLNKFGLDKIYEGQVEVTGDEYNVESIDGQPGAFSCYLDAGLTRTTTGNKVFGALKGAVDGGLSIPHSTKRFPGYDCESKEFNAEVHRKHIMGQNVSDYMRLLIEEDEDAYKKQFSQYIKNGVTADQIEEIYKKAHATIRENPVHEKKPKKEVKKKRWNRAKMSLAQRKDRVAQKKASFLRAQEKAAADS, from the exons GGGTTTGTTAAAGTTGTCAAGAACAAGGCTTACTTCAAGAGGTACCAGGTCAAGTTCCGCAGAAGGAGAG aGGGCAAGACTGACTACTATGCTCGCAAGCGCTTGGTCATCCAGGACAAGAACAAATACAATACACCCAAGTACAGGATGATTGTCCGTGTCACTAATAGAGACATCATCTGCCAG ATTGCTtatgccagaattgaaggagacaTGATAGTTGGTGCTGCTTATTCTCATGAGCTGCCAAAATACGGAATCAAATGTGGGCTCACCAACTATGCCGCAGCTTACTGTACAGGCCTGCTGCTGGCTCGCAGG CTTCTTAACAAGTTTGGCCTTGACAAAATCTATGAAGGCCAAGTGGAAGTGACTGGTGACGAGTACAATGTGGAGAGCATTGATGGTCAACCTGGTGCCTTTTCATGCTACTTGGATGCCGGTCTGACCAGAACTACCACAGGAAACAAAGTATTTGGCGCATTGAAAGGAGCAGTAGATGGCGGCCTCTCCATTCCTCACAG CACCAAGCGTTTCCCTGGCTACGACTGTGAGAGCAAAGAGTTCAACGCTGAAGTCCACCGTAAACACATTATGGGTCAGAACGTGTCTGACTACATGCGCCTTCTAATAGAGGAAGATGAGGATGCGTACAAGAAACAGTTCTCTCAGTACATCAAGAATGGCGTCACAGCAGACCAG ATTGAAGAAATTTACAAAAAGGCCCATGCTACCATTCGAGAGAATCCTGTACATGAAAAGAAACCCAAGAAAGAAGTTAAAAAGAAGAG GTGGAATCGTGCCAAAATGTCTCTGGCACAGAGGAAAGACCGCGTTGCACAGAAAAAAGCAAGTTTCCTCAGAGCTCAGGAGAAAGCTGCTGCTGACAGTTAG